The following are encoded together in the Peromyscus leucopus breed LL Stock chromosome 1, UCI_PerLeu_2.1, whole genome shotgun sequence genome:
- the Mrpl23 gene encoding 39S ribosomal protein L23, mitochondrial, whose translation MARNVLYPLYQLGGPQLRVFRTNFFIQLVRPGTAQPEDTVQFRIPMEMTRVDLRNYLEQIYNIPVAAVRTRVQHGSNRRRNDKNVRIKKPDYKVAYVQLAHGQTFTFPDLFPEKEPSSAEEEEPQQQRQSSDPRCPGIPSWFGL comes from the exons ATGGCGCGGAATGTGCT GTACCCCCTCTACCAGCTGGGTGGCCCCCAGCTCCGTGTATTCCGAACCAACTTCTTCATCCAGCTGGTGCGGCCTGGTACTGCCCAGCCTGAAGATACTGTGCAGTTCCGGATCCCCATGGA GATGACCAGGGTGGACCTCCGGAATTACCTGGAGCAAATTTACAACATTCCTGTGGCTGCGGTGCGCACGAGGGTGCAGCATG GCTCCAACAGGAGGAGAAACGACAAGAATGTAAGGATCAAGAAGCCAGACTACAAAGTGGCCTACGTGCAGCTG GCACATGGGCAGACATTCACCTTTCCAGATCTTTTTCCTGAGAAAGAGCCCAGttctgcagaggaagaggagcctcagcagcagaggcagagcagcGACCCCCGGTGCCCTGGCATCCCTTCTTGGTTTGGCCTGTGA